The genome window CTTATCCAGACGCTTGATGATAATAGTCCGGACATCCGCGGAAGTTCGATAATTGCGCTTAAGGCTTTGAATGCCTCCGATGCCGACGATAAAATCAGTTCCTTAGTCGATGATAATACGCAAATTGAATTATATGATTTTAATACAGGAAAATTAACACGGATAACAGTGGGTGAAGCGGCAAAGAGCTTCTCAGAATAAACAATCGAAATGCGATATTCGGTGTAATTGCTTAGTGTGGAAAAGAGCATTCAACTTGCATCAGGAAATAATGATGAAAGCGCGGCTTGCCCGCTATTTGGAAAAACTGCCTTGAAATAAACTAAATATATAAGCGAGGAGCGAAATGAAAATAACAATAACTTATGACAACGAAGTATTTAAAAAGGGGCTTCAAGCCGACTGGGGATTCTCCTGTTTTATAGAGGCATACGGCAAGAGAATTCTTTTTGATACAGGCGCCAAGGGCGCGATACTTCTTGATAATCTCAATAAGCTTGATATAGATCCTCTCACTATAGATGAAGTAGTTATTTCCCATGACCACTGGGACCATATAGACGGGCTTCCTGATTTCCTTAGTATAAATCAAACCAAAGTCTATATTCCATTATCTTGTCAAACCCCAAGCGGCGCCAGTGAGATAATCAGGGTTGATGAATCTTTAAAAATCCATGACAATATCTTTTCAACTGGCGAGCTTGATAAGTTTGAGCAATCTCTCGTAGTCAATACGGAAAAGGGGTTGATTGTAATTGTCGGATGTTCCCACCCCGGTGTCAAGCTTATCTTGAAGGCCGCATCCCAATTTGGCAAACCATACGCGCTTGTAGGCGGCTTGCATGGGTTCGATGAATTTGAGTTGGTTAAGGACTTACGGTATATATGCCCCACTCATTGCACTCAGCATATATCAGAGATAAAGTCGCTTTATCCGGATAAATATATTCAAGGCGGAGCTGGCCAGATAATAGAATTTTAAGAGGAAAAATTAATCCGATA of Candidatus Zixiibacteriota bacterium contains these proteins:
- a CDS encoding MBL fold metallo-hydrolase: MKITITYDNEVFKKGLQADWGFSCFIEAYGKRILFDTGAKGAILLDNLNKLDIDPLTIDEVVISHDHWDHIDGLPDFLSINQTKVYIPLSCQTPSGASEIIRVDESLKIHDNIFSTGELDKFEQSLVVNTEKGLIVIVGCSHPGVKLILKAASQFGKPYALVGGLHGFDEFELVKDLRYICPTHCTQHISEIKSLYPDKYIQGGAGQIIEF